A window from Micromonospora terminaliae encodes these proteins:
- a CDS encoding sulfite exporter TauE/SafE family protein, with product MDAVVGGGGLLLLPALLLGAPGVPVATALGTNKLAAIFGTSTAAVTYARRTKLDWAVAGPAAGLAVVSAGLGAALAGAVPAGAYRPVVLVVLVSVAVFVLTRPQLGVVSYPERRTPVRVATAVAVAGLGIALYDGLIGPGTGTFLVLAFTALLGSDFVHASAMAKVVNAGTNLGALVVFAATGHVWWLLGAAMAVCNIAGAAVGARMALRRGSGFVRVVLLVVVVALVGKLGYDQWVA from the coding sequence GTGGACGCCGTGGTGGGCGGCGGTGGCCTGCTGCTGTTGCCGGCGCTGCTGCTGGGCGCGCCGGGGGTGCCGGTGGCGACGGCGTTGGGGACGAACAAGCTGGCCGCGATCTTCGGTACGTCGACGGCGGCGGTGACGTACGCGCGGCGGACGAAGCTGGACTGGGCGGTGGCGGGGCCGGCGGCGGGCCTGGCCGTGGTATCGGCCGGGTTGGGCGCGGCGCTGGCGGGTGCGGTGCCGGCGGGGGCGTACCGGCCGGTGGTGCTCGTGGTGCTGGTGTCGGTGGCGGTGTTCGTGCTGACCCGGCCGCAGCTGGGGGTGGTGTCGTATCCGGAGCGGCGCACCCCGGTACGGGTGGCGACGGCCGTGGCGGTGGCCGGCCTGGGCATCGCCCTGTACGACGGGTTGATCGGACCGGGCACCGGCACGTTCCTGGTGCTGGCGTTCACGGCCCTGCTGGGGTCGGACTTCGTGCACGCGTCGGCGATGGCGAAGGTGGTCAACGCGGGCACGAACCTGGGTGCGCTGGTGGTGTTCGCGGCGACCGGGCACGTGTGGTGGCTGCTGGGCGCGGCGATGGCGGTGTGCAACATCGCGGGGGCGGCGGTGGGCGCGCGGATGGCGTTGCGGCGCGGCTCGGGGTTCGTGCGGGTGGTGCTGCTGGTCGTGGTGGTGGCGCTGGTGGGCAAGCTGGGCTACGACCAGTGGGTGGCGTGA
- a CDS encoding GNAT family N-acetyltransferase, with product MPVRAEHDRAVLAELLGRDPVLHAYQLGDLDDFFWPYTSWFRRDDQVVLLYHGVELPTLLAFAAPERAGALAELLVEAAPVLPARLWAHLSPGLEATVARWYAVSDAAPHHRMALTDPARLAAVSPAGEPLGRADLPELLDLYAAAYPGNWFDPRMLDTGRYVGVREAGRLVAVAGVHVWSPTWRVAALGNVTTHPDVRGRGLAAAAVAAVCAGLRPTVDHVTLNVQAGNTAAVRLYERLGFTRVAEFTECALRRLP from the coding sequence GTGCCCGTCCGCGCCGAACACGATCGTGCCGTCCTCGCCGAGCTGCTGGGCCGGGACCCGGTGCTGCACGCGTACCAGCTGGGTGACCTGGACGATTTCTTCTGGCCGTACACGTCGTGGTTCCGCCGCGACGACCAGGTGGTCCTGCTCTACCACGGTGTGGAGCTGCCCACGCTGCTGGCGTTCGCCGCGCCGGAGCGCGCCGGGGCGCTGGCGGAGCTGCTGGTCGAGGCGGCGCCGGTGCTGCCGGCCCGGCTGTGGGCGCACCTCTCCCCCGGCCTGGAGGCGACGGTGGCCCGCTGGTACGCGGTGTCCGACGCCGCGCCGCACCACCGGATGGCGCTGACCGACCCGGCGCGGTTGGCGGCGGTGTCCCCGGCCGGGGAGCCGCTGGGGCGCGCCGACCTGCCGGAGCTGCTCGATCTGTACGCGGCCGCGTACCCGGGCAACTGGTTCGACCCGCGGATGCTGGACACCGGCCGCTACGTGGGGGTGCGGGAGGCGGGCCGCCTCGTCGCGGTGGCCGGGGTGCACGTGTGGTCGCCGACGTGGCGGGTGGCCGCCCTGGGCAACGTGACGACCCACCCGGACGTGCGGGGGCGGGGCCTGGCCGCTGCGGCCGTCGCCGCGGTCTGCGCGGGACTGCGGCCCACCGTGGACCACGTGACGCTCAACGTGCAGGCCGGCAACACCGCGGCGGTACGCCTCTACGAGCGGCTGGGTTTCACCCGGGTGGCCGAGTTCACCGAGTGCGCGCTGCGCCGCCTGCCGTGA
- a CDS encoding VWA domain-containing protein gives MGFTAVRGGRRTAVTVAAAVTALVTATPAWAAPGVAPATVDRSADPGATIPISKVVSTPPIPPNADVVLLVDTTGSMGGAIANVRTNLQQVIDNVRGSQPSAQFAVASYRDEGDGAELFRVRQNLTGDATALQNAVDGLVAGGGGDVPEAWVNGLFQVSEGAIAYRAGSSRIVVLVGDAPSHDPSAGHSLAQATAALQADDARVLAVDVTGGGGGLDATGQASTVAAATGGQVVGSAPDTVTAAILSGLRDLDVTVTPQVVCDPGLSVGFDAPSRTRQSGTDVPFAETITVAGDAHQGATLHCTVDFLLNGLSGGPAFVEHIAVTVNDVTPPTVVVDDRTVEATSPAGAVITYPASATDNVDGPLTPTCAPPPGSTFPLGATTVTCTASDAAGNTGSDTAVMRVVDTTAPTTQCVPTNNPSGGNVPGSYNPDGFYQLTATDIVDTAVVVYIADAADPSVRFGPFPAGTKIKLVQAPGAQSRVKDGTGDIDYKVTLRGDAIITGVDDSGNTSTATCLVAPPPK, from the coding sequence ATGGGTTTCACAGCAGTGCGCGGGGGGCGAAGAACGGCGGTGACCGTGGCTGCCGCGGTGACCGCGTTGGTCACGGCGACACCGGCCTGGGCGGCGCCGGGCGTCGCCCCGGCGACCGTGGACCGGTCCGCGGACCCGGGTGCCACGATTCCGATCAGCAAGGTGGTGTCGACGCCGCCGATCCCGCCGAACGCGGACGTGGTGCTGCTGGTCGACACGACCGGCAGCATGGGCGGGGCGATCGCCAACGTGCGCACCAACCTGCAGCAGGTGATCGACAACGTGCGCGGTTCGCAGCCCAGCGCCCAGTTCGCGGTGGCCTCCTACCGGGACGAGGGCGACGGCGCGGAGCTGTTCCGGGTCCGGCAGAACCTGACCGGTGACGCCACCGCTCTGCAGAACGCGGTGGACGGGCTGGTCGCCGGTGGCGGCGGCGACGTACCGGAGGCGTGGGTGAACGGCCTGTTCCAGGTGTCCGAGGGCGCCATCGCCTACCGGGCCGGCAGCAGCCGGATCGTGGTGCTGGTCGGTGACGCGCCCAGCCACGACCCGAGCGCCGGGCACAGCCTCGCGCAGGCCACCGCCGCGCTGCAGGCCGACGATGCCCGCGTGCTCGCCGTCGACGTCACCGGCGGGGGCGGCGGCCTGGACGCGACCGGGCAGGCCAGCACCGTGGCCGCCGCCACCGGCGGGCAGGTCGTCGGCAGCGCCCCGGACACGGTCACGGCGGCGATCCTGTCCGGGCTGCGGGACCTCGACGTGACCGTCACCCCGCAGGTGGTCTGCGACCCGGGCCTGTCGGTGGGCTTCGACGCGCCGTCGAGGACCCGGCAGAGCGGCACCGACGTGCCGTTCGCGGAGACCATCACGGTCGCCGGTGACGCGCACCAGGGCGCCACCCTGCACTGCACGGTGGACTTCCTGCTCAACGGGCTCTCCGGCGGGCCGGCGTTCGTCGAGCACATCGCGGTGACGGTCAACGACGTGACCCCGCCGACCGTGGTCGTGGACGACCGGACCGTGGAGGCCACCAGCCCCGCCGGCGCGGTCATCACCTACCCGGCGAGCGCCACGGACAACGTCGACGGCCCGCTCACCCCGACGTGCGCGCCGCCGCCGGGCAGCACCTTCCCGCTGGGCGCCACCACGGTCACCTGCACCGCCAGCGACGCCGCCGGCAACACCGGCAGCGACACCGCGGTGATGCGGGTGGTCGACACGACCGCGCCGACCACGCAGTGCGTGCCGACCAACAACCCGAGCGGCGGCAACGTCCCCGGCTCGTACAACCCGGACGGGTTCTACCAGCTCACCGCGACCGACATCGTCGACACCGCCGTCGTCGTGTACATCGCCGACGCCGCCGACCCGTCGGTGCGGTTCGGGCCGTTCCCGGCCGGCACGAAGATCAAGCTGGTGCAGGCGCCGGGCGCGCAGTCCCGGGTCAAGGACGGCACCGGCGACATCGACTACAAGGTGACGTTGCGCGGCGACGCGATCATCACCGGCGTGGACGACTCCGGTAACACCTCGACCGCGACCTGCCTGGTGGCCCCGCCGCCGAAGTGA
- the def gene encoding peptide deformylase, with product MTMRPIRIIGDPVLRTPSEPVTSFDAELRALVQDLMDTLLGAPGRAGVAAPQIGVNAQVFVYDADGHRGHLVNPTLELSDERQDDDEGCLSIPGLYFPTQRAMHATARGFDQHGQPLTISGSGFLARALQHETDHLHGRLYVDTLRGDTRRRALREIRAGRFDSPSRGR from the coding sequence ATGACTATGCGCCCGATCCGGATCATCGGCGACCCCGTGCTGCGCACCCCGTCCGAGCCGGTCACCAGCTTCGACGCCGAGCTGCGCGCGCTCGTGCAGGACCTCATGGACACGCTGCTCGGCGCGCCCGGCCGGGCCGGCGTGGCGGCCCCGCAGATCGGGGTCAACGCGCAGGTGTTCGTCTACGACGCCGACGGGCACCGCGGCCACCTGGTCAACCCGACGCTGGAACTGTCCGACGAGCGCCAGGACGACGACGAGGGCTGCCTGTCCATCCCCGGGCTGTACTTCCCGACCCAGCGGGCCATGCACGCCACGGCCCGCGGCTTCGACCAGCACGGCCAGCCGCTGACCATCAGCGGCAGCGGGTTCCTGGCCCGCGCGCTGCAGCACGAGACCGACCACCTGCACGGCCGCCTGTACGTGGACACGCTGCGCGGCGACACCCGCCGCCGGGCGCTGCGGGAGATCCGCGCCGGCCGGTTCGACTCGCCCAGCCGGGGCCGCTGA
- a CDS encoding TetR/AcrR family transcriptional regulator, giving the protein MTTEYSGTGDPARSLALLWRTREKASRKGGDLSVERIVRAAIEVADAEGLAALSMRKVAERLGVGTMTLYTHVPGKGELLDVMLDTVYGETARPEQVEGGWRGRLTQIAQENFALYLRHPWLLQVATTRPPLGPNLIAKYEYELRAVDGIGLTDLEMDAVVTLVTGYVHGAARPAVEAAQASRDTGMTEQQWWHAHAPYLEKVLDPNRFPLAARVGTTAGQEYQAAGDPARAFEFGLARLLDGVAVLVADRAGAAPAGVTDG; this is encoded by the coding sequence GTGACCACCGAGTACAGCGGCACCGGGGACCCGGCGCGCAGCCTCGCCCTGCTGTGGCGTACCCGGGAGAAGGCCAGCCGCAAGGGCGGCGACCTCTCCGTGGAGCGGATCGTGCGGGCGGCCATCGAGGTCGCCGACGCCGAAGGACTGGCCGCGCTGTCGATGCGCAAGGTCGCCGAACGGCTCGGCGTCGGCACCATGACCCTGTACACGCACGTGCCCGGCAAGGGCGAGCTGCTCGACGTCATGCTCGACACCGTCTACGGGGAGACCGCCCGCCCCGAGCAGGTCGAGGGTGGCTGGCGGGGCCGGCTCACGCAGATCGCCCAGGAGAACTTCGCCCTCTACCTGCGCCACCCCTGGCTGCTGCAGGTCGCCACCACCCGCCCGCCGCTGGGCCCGAACCTCATCGCGAAGTACGAGTACGAGCTGCGCGCCGTCGACGGCATCGGCCTGACCGACCTGGAGATGGACGCCGTGGTCACCCTCGTCACCGGGTACGTGCACGGGGCGGCCCGCCCGGCCGTGGAGGCGGCCCAGGCGAGCCGGGACACCGGGATGACCGAGCAGCAGTGGTGGCACGCGCACGCCCCCTACCTGGAGAAGGTCCTCGACCCGAACCGGTTCCCCCTCGCCGCCCGGGTCGGCACCACCGCCGGGCAGGAGTACCAGGCCGCCGGCGATCCGGCGCGGGCCTTCGAGTTCGGGCTGGCCCGCCTGCTCGACGGCGTCGCGGTCCTGGTGGCCGACCGGGCGGGTGCCGCACCCGCCGGGGTAACGGACGGCTAG
- a CDS encoding ATP-binding cassette domain-containing protein produces MRRDGPAIEAEGLHKRYGDVVALDDVDLAVPAGTVCAVLGVNGAGKSTLVRILTTLLRADAGTARVAGYDVRRQADRARAHLGLVGQHAAVDEILGGRQNLVLFGRLHHLSPARAAARADELLDRFDLTAAAHRPVATWSGGMRRRLDLAAALIVDPPVLFLDEPTTGLDPRARSDVWDAVRGLVDAGATVLLTTQYLEEADRLADSVRVLDHGRVTAAGTPEELKSTLGGDRIDVVLHHPDDLAPAAAAVTAATGAAPTVDRAALRLSVPVGDRVAALAAVLRAVEAAGLRAGDVAVRRPTLDEVFLHLTDSRTEVPA; encoded by the coding sequence ATGCGACGGGACGGACCGGCCATCGAGGCGGAGGGCCTGCACAAGCGCTACGGCGACGTGGTCGCCCTGGACGACGTCGACCTCGCGGTGCCCGCGGGCACGGTCTGCGCCGTGCTCGGGGTCAACGGCGCCGGCAAGAGCACCCTGGTGCGCATCCTGACCACCCTGCTGCGCGCCGACGCCGGGACCGCCCGGGTCGCCGGGTACGACGTACGCCGGCAGGCCGACCGGGCCCGCGCGCACCTCGGGCTCGTGGGCCAGCACGCGGCGGTCGACGAGATCCTCGGCGGCCGGCAGAACCTCGTGCTGTTCGGCCGGCTGCACCACCTCTCCCCGGCCCGCGCCGCGGCCCGCGCCGACGAGCTGCTGGACCGCTTCGACCTGACCGCGGCCGCCCACCGGCCGGTGGCCACCTGGTCCGGCGGGATGCGCCGCCGCCTCGACCTGGCCGCCGCGCTGATCGTCGACCCGCCCGTGCTCTTCCTCGACGAACCGACCACCGGCCTGGACCCGCGCGCCCGCAGCGACGTCTGGGACGCCGTCCGCGGCCTCGTCGACGCCGGCGCCACCGTGCTGCTGACCACCCAGTACCTGGAGGAGGCCGACCGCCTGGCCGACAGCGTGCGGGTCCTCGACCACGGCCGGGTGACCGCCGCCGGCACCCCGGAGGAGCTGAAGTCGACCCTCGGCGGCGACCGGATCGACGTCGTGCTGCACCACCCCGACGACCTGGCCCCGGCCGCCGCGGCGGTCACCGCCGCCACCGGCGCCGCACCCACCGTGGACCGCGCCGCGCTGCGGCTCAGCGTCCCGGTCGGCGACCGGGTCGCCGCGCTCGCCGCCGTGCTGCGCGCCGTCGAGGCCGCCGGGCTGCGCGCGGGTGACGTGGCGGTGCGCCGGCCCACCCTCGACGAGGTGTTCCTGCACCTCACCGACTCCCGCACGGAGGTGCCGGCATGA
- a CDS encoding ABC transporter permease, which translates to MTVAPLSRARWAAADTATLTRRTLAHWARRPGEVLVGLLFPVLLLLMFGYLFGGAMALPDGADYREFLLPGMVAMTMLFGVETTYTAVAVDTTRGVTDRFRSLPMSRAAVVTGRAVADLLHAAAALAVVLGCGVLIGWRPHRGPAAALAAVALLLLLRFAMIWLGVYLALLLRRPETVTALQILVWPLGFASNAFVAPATMPGWLATLAAWNPLSATVAATRDLFGNPGWGAGSWPAEHAVALAVAWPLLLVAVFLPLSVRRWQRLGR; encoded by the coding sequence ATGACCGTCGCGCCGCTGTCACGGGCCCGCTGGGCCGCCGCCGACACCGCCACCCTGACCCGCCGCACCCTCGCCCACTGGGCCCGCCGCCCCGGCGAGGTGCTGGTCGGCCTGCTGTTCCCCGTCCTGCTGCTGCTGATGTTCGGCTACCTGTTCGGCGGCGCCATGGCACTGCCCGACGGCGCCGACTACCGGGAGTTCCTGCTGCCCGGCATGGTGGCCATGACCATGCTCTTCGGCGTGGAGACCACCTACACGGCGGTGGCCGTGGACACCACCCGGGGCGTGACCGACCGGTTCCGGTCGCTGCCCATGAGCCGCGCCGCGGTGGTCACCGGCCGGGCCGTGGCCGACCTGCTGCACGCCGCGGCGGCCCTCGCCGTCGTGCTCGGCTGCGGCGTGCTGATCGGCTGGCGGCCGCACCGCGGCCCGGCCGCCGCGCTGGCCGCCGTCGCGCTGCTGCTGCTCCTGCGCTTCGCCATGATCTGGCTCGGCGTGTACCTGGCGCTGCTGCTGCGCCGCCCCGAGACCGTCACGGCGCTGCAGATCCTGGTGTGGCCGCTCGGCTTCGCCTCCAACGCGTTCGTCGCCCCGGCCACCATGCCGGGCTGGCTCGCCACCCTCGCCGCGTGGAACCCGCTGTCGGCCACCGTCGCGGCCACCCGGGACCTGTTCGGCAACCCCGGCTGGGGCGCCGGCTCCTGGCCCGCCGAGCACGCGGTGGCCCTGGCGGTGGCCTGGCCGCTGCTGCTGGTCGCCGTGTTTCTGCCGCTGTCGGTGCGCCGCTGGCAGCGCCTGGGCCGCTGA
- a CDS encoding MarR family winged helix-turn-helix transcriptional regulator → MTVNPDREALGTLLRHVLEVLDGDVAAVYADLGLADYRPRYSPLVRALVADGPLAIRDLAARVGVTHSAASQTVAQMARAGLAVLAPGADARQRIVTLTDRARALLPVIEAEWAATTTAMRRLDAELPVPLADELYAVLAALRRRPLRDRIADTGLAPTRAA, encoded by the coding sequence GTGACCGTCAACCCCGATCGCGAGGCCCTCGGCACCCTGCTGCGCCACGTCCTGGAGGTGCTCGACGGCGACGTCGCCGCCGTCTACGCCGACCTGGGCCTGGCCGACTACCGGCCGCGCTACTCACCGCTGGTGCGGGCGCTCGTCGCCGACGGGCCCCTCGCGATCCGCGACCTGGCCGCCCGGGTCGGCGTCACGCACTCCGCGGCCAGCCAGACCGTGGCCCAGATGGCCCGCGCCGGCCTGGCCGTCCTCGCCCCGGGAGCGGACGCCCGGCAGCGCATCGTCACCCTCACCGACCGGGCGCGCGCCCTGCTGCCGGTGATCGAGGCCGAGTGGGCGGCCACCACCACCGCCATGCGGCGGCTCGACGCCGAGCTGCCCGTACCCCTGGCCGACGAGCTGTACGCGGTGCTCGCCGCGCTGCGCCGCCGCCCGCTGCGCGACCGCATCGCCGACACCGGCCTGGCGCCCACCCGCGCGGCCTGA